One window of the Rhizobiaceae bacterium genome contains the following:
- the rnpA gene encoding ribonuclease P protein component, whose amino-acid sequence MPDNGTPVRPLPKRLGKRAEFLAVRGGEKRRGRLFLLEVLDRGDTNAPRVGYTVTRKAGNAVARNRIRRRLREAVRLHAAADMSDGSDYVIVGRTELVSAPFTEIAAELSRRIRGRR is encoded by the coding sequence TTGCCGGATAACGGCACGCCTGTGCGTCCGCTGCCGAAGCGGCTCGGCAAGCGGGCCGAATTCCTGGCCGTCCGCGGTGGCGAGAAGCGCCGCGGGCGGCTTTTCCTGCTGGAAGTGCTCGACCGCGGCGATACGAATGCGCCACGCGTCGGCTATACGGTCACCAGGAAGGCCGGCAACGCCGTCGCGCGCAACCGCATCCGCCGGCGGCTGCGCGAGGCCGTGCGCCTTCATGCCGCCGCTGACATGTCGGACGGCAGTGACTATGTGATCGTCGGACGGACGGAGCTGGTCTCCGCCCCTTTCACCGAAATCGCGGCGGAACTCTCTCGGCGCATCCGCGGCCGCCGATAG
- the rpmH gene encoding 50S ribosomal protein L34: MKRTYQPSKLVRKRRHGFRARMATKGGRGVVAARRNRGRKRLSA, encoded by the coding sequence ATGAAGCGCACCTATCAACCATCCAAGCTCGTCCGCAAGCGGCGTCACGGCTTCCGTGCACGCATGGCCACGAAGGGCGGACGCGGCGTCGTCGCCGCGCGCCGCAACCGCGGCCGCAAGCGTTTGTCCGCCTGA
- a CDS encoding HAMP domain-containing histidine kinase, with protein sequence MDASPSTENGSRDRGQDPTVPLARGLSAKLLVLTVIFVLVAEVLIFVPSIANFRLSWLEERLATAAAVSIVLLQNEATDAQPTLQKDVLMAIGAKAIAVRDEDGVSRLLAVSEMPKEVDEHIDLRAGTLLNSIGPALDTMLSGGKRMMRVYGTVGDSDKVFEIVMPDWRLRRAMLLYSWNVAVVSLLISVFTALLVYTAIDRIMIRPIRGMTASMLAFSRAPEESTGIIRPEPRTDEIGVAERELAGMQTSLQKMLAEQRHLADLGLAVSKINHDMRNMLSSAQLLSDRLRSIKDPAVQSLAPKLVRTLDRAVAYSSGVLAYGRTQEPPPARRRVKLFQLVDEVEDAVGAEASGIDFVNAVDPAFEVDADSDQLFRVLSNLCRNAVQAMSGDDDEAVVRRLTVSAERIGSVSRILVTDTGPGLPAKARENLFTAFRGSARSGGTGLGLAIAQELVRAHGGTLELVESIGGRTVFAVSIPDQPVSLEQARGALRRPA encoded by the coding sequence ATGGACGCCAGCCCGTCCACCGAAAACGGCAGCCGCGACCGCGGGCAGGACCCGACGGTGCCGCTGGCGCGCGGCCTTTCGGCCAAGCTGCTGGTGCTCACCGTCATCTTCGTGCTGGTCGCCGAAGTGCTGATCTTCGTCCCCTCCATCGCCAATTTCCGGCTGAGCTGGCTCGAGGAGCGCCTCGCAACGGCCGCCGCGGTCAGCATCGTGCTTCTTCAGAACGAGGCGACGGACGCCCAGCCCACCCTGCAGAAGGACGTGCTGATGGCGATCGGCGCCAAGGCCATCGCCGTGCGCGACGAAGACGGCGTGTCGCGACTTCTGGCCGTGTCGGAGATGCCCAAGGAGGTCGACGAGCACATCGACCTGCGCGCCGGCACGCTGCTCAACTCGATCGGCCCGGCGCTCGACACCATGCTCTCCGGCGGCAAGCGCATGATGCGCGTCTATGGAACCGTGGGCGACAGCGACAAGGTGTTCGAGATCGTCATGCCCGACTGGCGCCTGCGCCGCGCCATGCTCCTCTATTCGTGGAACGTGGCCGTGGTTTCGCTGCTCATCTCGGTGTTCACGGCGCTCCTCGTCTATACCGCGATCGACCGCATCATGATCCGCCCCATCCGCGGCATGACGGCCTCCATGCTCGCCTTTTCCCGCGCCCCCGAGGAAAGCACCGGCATCATCAGGCCGGAGCCGCGCACCGACGAGATCGGCGTGGCCGAGCGCGAGCTGGCCGGCATGCAGACCTCGCTGCAGAAGATGCTGGCCGAGCAGCGCCACCTCGCCGATCTCGGACTGGCCGTGTCGAAGATCAACCATGACATGCGCAACATGCTGTCGTCGGCCCAGCTTCTGTCGGACCGCCTGCGCTCGATCAAGGACCCTGCGGTGCAGTCGCTGGCGCCGAAGCTGGTGCGCACGCTGGACCGCGCCGTCGCCTATTCGAGCGGCGTTCTGGCCTATGGCCGCACGCAGGAGCCGCCGCCGGCCCGGCGACGCGTAAAACTCTTCCAGCTCGTGGATGAGGTGGAGGATGCGGTCGGGGCCGAGGCATCGGGTATCGACTTCGTCAACGCCGTCGACCCGGCCTTCGAGGTCGACGCCGATTCCGACCAGCTCTTTCGCGTGCTCTCGAACCTCTGCCGCAACGCCGTGCAGGCCATGTCGGGCGACGACGACGAGGCGGTTGTCCGCCGCCTCACCGTTTCCGCCGAGCGCATCGGCAGCGTCAGCCGCATCCTCGTCACCGACACCGGTCCCGGCCTGCCCGCGAAAGCGCGCGAAAACCTGTTTACCGCTTTCCGCGGCTCGGCGCGCAGCGGCGGCACGGGCCTCGGCCTCGCCATCGCGCAGGAGCTCGTCCGCGCCCATGGCGGCACGCTTGAGCTGGTGGAGAGCATCGGCGGCCGCACGGTCTTCGCGGTTTCCATTCCGGATCAGCCCGTCAGTCTGGAACAGGCGCGCGGCGCGCTGCGACGTCCGGCTTGA
- a CDS encoding phage tail assembly protein has translation MTDEPALKPEARIVSDKPRSTTVALVHPVEFDGKLYESVTIRRVTGKQVDDFIRASAALKEDEPQPQLPCLDFPREVYDEMDDDDRLRVEEALLPFLPRRLMLGAAFAQETSAATSAL, from the coding sequence ATGACCGACGAACCCGCCCTCAAGCCTGAAGCCCGCATCGTTTCCGACAAGCCGCGGTCGACCACCGTCGCGCTGGTCCATCCCGTCGAGTTCGACGGCAAGCTCTATGAAAGCGTCACCATCCGCCGCGTGACCGGCAAGCAAGTCGACGACTTCATTCGCGCCAGCGCCGCCCTGAAGGAAGACGAGCCTCAGCCTCAGCTTCCGTGCCTCGACTTCCCGCGTGAAGTTTATGACGAGATGGATGACGACGATCGGCTGCGGGTGGAGGAGGCCCTTCTCCCTTTTTTGCCCCGGCGGTTGATGCTGGGGGCCGCATTCGCCCAGGAGACGTCCGCAGCTACGTCCGCACTGTAG
- a CDS encoding S49 family peptidase, with protein MNFGAGAWALAEDALGSLMSAGERAFERFARGEFLEPEALEAYRATHLVGTRRIGVRGRDTAIIYLEGTLVKRETWLSQLLGLPTYETLFQDLHVVANNDKIQSIILYIDSPGGEVNGCSELADAVYALRRKKPVTAYVSGQACSAAYWIASAAEKIVVSDMAMLGSIGVSMTVSDTSKRDEQRGVKRWEVVSSQSPNKRPDINTDRGRAAVQKIVDDLAEVFIRDIAKHRGVSAQTVVEKFGKGGVEIGKNAIKAGMADAVDQFENVLASAQRRTGSITKTNASTAAAAPATTSPPKWTAEQAAKMLADQKAADAARAAAAETERKAKIDAMWKSAADTVNAGLPSTAVKSEL; from the coding sequence ATGAATTTCGGCGCCGGCGCGTGGGCGCTCGCCGAAGACGCGCTTGGCAGCCTCATGAGCGCGGGTGAACGCGCGTTCGAGCGTTTCGCCAGAGGTGAATTTCTCGAACCAGAGGCGCTCGAGGCCTATCGCGCAACCCACCTGGTGGGAACGCGGCGCATCGGCGTGCGCGGCCGCGACACGGCAATAATCTACCTCGAAGGCACGCTCGTGAAACGCGAGACGTGGCTGTCACAACTGCTCGGGCTCCCGACTTACGAGACGCTCTTTCAGGATCTGCACGTCGTCGCCAACAACGACAAGATACAGTCGATCATCCTCTACATCGACTCGCCCGGCGGCGAGGTAAACGGGTGCAGCGAGTTGGCCGACGCCGTCTATGCGCTCCGGCGCAAGAAGCCCGTCACCGCCTACGTCAGTGGCCAGGCTTGTTCCGCGGCATATTGGATCGCCTCGGCGGCAGAGAAGATTGTCGTCAGCGACATGGCGATGCTCGGCAGCATCGGCGTCTCAATGACTGTTAGTGACACATCGAAGCGTGACGAACAGCGGGGCGTCAAGCGCTGGGAGGTCGTGTCGTCGCAGTCGCCTAACAAACGGCCGGATATCAACACCGACAGGGGCCGCGCCGCCGTCCAGAAGATCGTCGACGATCTTGCCGAAGTCTTCATAAGGGATATCGCGAAGCACCGTGGCGTCAGCGCCCAGACCGTGGTCGAGAAATTCGGCAAAGGCGGCGTCGAGATCGGCAAGAATGCCATCAAGGCAGGTATGGCCGATGCGGTGGATCAGTTCGAAAACGTGCTCGCGAGTGCGCAGCGGCGGACGGGCTCAATCACCAAAACCAACGCCTCGACCGCCGCCGCCGCGCCGGCCACCACCTCACCTCCGAAATGGACCGCAGAACAGGCGGCGAAAATGCTTGCGGACCAAAAAGCGGCGGATGCGGCCAGAGCGGCTGCGGCCGAAACCGAGCGTAAGGCCAAGATCGACGCCATGTGGAAGAGCGCGGCGGACACCGTCAACGCCGGCCTGCCGTCCACCGCCGTAAAATCGGAACTCTGA